One Paenisporosarcina sp. FSL H8-0542 genomic region harbors:
- a CDS encoding gamma-glutamyl-gamma-aminobutyrate hydrolase family protein codes for MKPIVGITAEITEGGGYFMPSIYPDAVTQAGGIPLVIPLIPGEDIDALCEQIDALFVTGGEDIDPSYYDQDPHVHLGKIAPRLDAMEHALVQKMLELDKPYIGVCRGLHMLNVATGGSLYQSIHSQREEAVMQHKQQAERTHRSHPVKVDKDSRMFEMLKEEEFRVNSFHHQACHEVGGPLKVVARAKDGIIEGVESTEHSFVFAFQWHPEEFAIAGDEPSKRVFKAYIDAAIKRKEKNN; via the coding sequence ATGAAACCAATTGTTGGAATTACCGCAGAAATTACAGAGGGAGGAGGATATTTCATGCCCAGCATCTATCCAGATGCTGTGACACAGGCAGGTGGAATTCCTTTAGTGATTCCTCTTATTCCGGGAGAAGATATCGATGCACTTTGTGAACAAATTGATGCACTGTTTGTAACAGGAGGGGAAGATATAGATCCTTCTTATTATGACCAAGATCCTCATGTGCATTTAGGGAAAATCGCTCCACGTTTGGACGCGATGGAGCATGCTTTAGTGCAAAAAATGTTGGAGCTTGATAAACCATATATCGGTGTATGCCGCGGTTTACACATGTTAAACGTTGCAACAGGAGGTTCTCTCTACCAAAGTATTCACTCTCAAAGAGAAGAAGCAGTAATGCAACATAAACAACAAGCAGAGCGTACTCATCGTTCTCATCCAGTAAAAGTAGACAAAGATAGTCGAATGTTTGAAATGCTTAAAGAAGAAGAGTTCAGAGTGAATTCTTTCCACCATCAAGCCTGTCATGAAGTAGGTGGACCGTTAAAAGTAGTAGCACGAGCTAAAGATGGCATCATTGAAGGCGTGGAAAGTACGGAGCATTCCTTCGTTTTTGCTTTTCAATGGCATCCAGAGGAATTTGCAATAGCTGGAGATGAACCGTCTAAACGAGTCTTTAAGGCATATATTGATGCAGCGATTAAACGAAAAGAGAAGAATAACTAA
- a CDS encoding NAD-dependent epimerase/dehydratase family protein: MKILVLGGTSFVGRHLVEAAVKNGHEVVLFNRGKTNPEVFKQLRHIQGDRRKDAEKLREKEWDAVLDTCAYSPQDLHPVISVLKNKTNRYMFISTISVYDDYKKGRPNESSSTFAQKIESDEVTGETYGPLKVMCEKLINETFKDRALIIRPCIVVGPHDPTDRFTYYAKRLMENGKVALPGGNEPHRMVQWIDVRDMASWIVQMIENGTTGTFNAASNPLSMEKFIDSITTATIEKQWIPDAVLESTDLGSRRYPFWVSISQDYPEGFIIVENQRAIDNGLTIRPLATTAQDTRQWAINRELKAGPTIEQEQSLLKNK; the protein is encoded by the coding sequence ATGAAAATTTTAGTGCTTGGTGGAACATCTTTTGTAGGACGTCACTTAGTGGAAGCGGCAGTCAAAAACGGACATGAAGTGGTATTATTTAACCGGGGAAAAACGAATCCTGAAGTGTTCAAACAGTTAAGGCATATTCAAGGAGATCGGCGGAAAGATGCGGAGAAGTTACGTGAAAAAGAGTGGGATGCAGTCTTAGATACATGTGCTTATTCTCCTCAAGACCTGCATCCAGTGATAAGCGTATTGAAAAATAAAACAAATCGTTATATGTTCATTTCGACCATTTCGGTTTATGACGATTACAAAAAAGGCAGACCTAATGAGTCAAGTTCTACTTTTGCACAAAAAATCGAGTCAGATGAAGTGACTGGTGAAACTTATGGACCATTAAAAGTTATGTGCGAAAAATTAATCAACGAAACCTTTAAGGACCGTGCATTGATTATTCGTCCATGTATCGTTGTAGGTCCGCATGATCCTACAGACCGATTCACGTACTATGCGAAAAGGTTAATGGAAAACGGGAAAGTTGCTTTACCCGGTGGGAATGAACCTCATCGCATGGTCCAATGGATTGATGTAAGGGATATGGCTAGTTGGATTGTGCAAATGATTGAAAATGGGACAACTGGTACATTTAATGCAGCTTCAAATCCACTGTCAATGGAAAAATTCATTGACAGTATAACGACAGCTACAATTGAAAAACAATGGATTCCTGACGCCGTTTTGGAATCAACGGACTTGGGTTCCCGAAGATATCCTTTTTGGGTATCCATTTCACAAGACTATCCCGAAGGTTTTATCATTGTTGAAAATCAACGAGCAATCGACAACGGGCTGACCATTAGACCTTTAGCCACGACTGCACAGGATACAAGACAATGGGCAATAAATCGAGAGTTAAAGGCGGGGCCGACAATTGAACAAGAGCAGTCGCTTCTCAAAAACAAGTAG
- a CDS encoding UDP-N-acetylmuramoyl-L-alanyl-D-glutamate--2,6-diaminopimelate ligase, with amino-acid sequence MDIQWTQLPQIKALHVYGPSMQLTVGIVYDSRDVQNQYAFFCIIGEETDGHLYIDEAIQNGATTIVGSDKSTLESYASSHPLLSFVLVHDSQEALAFIAIEFNHYVSDKLFKVGVTGTNGKTTVATYVRNLLNLLGLPCGMLGTNGIFTSDEQLHIKKSTPTTPMSSDVQAIFTELVNHGDKAASMEVSSIALDQHRVSGFEFDVAIHTNISEEHMEYHKTFEHYKMCKLRLFTQAKASVINLDDDGMSQDIIQAVQGSILTYSSNVESNADLVWTNIQHHLDGMSFDLIYEDQTYRINVPIYGEYNVGNLVSAIGAALFANVSLQEILQVLPKMQQVDGRFQVIHGPENRTIVLDYAHTPVALEAIMRAVKKLPHNRLITLITGIGIRDFSKMPKMAKTAEGKADALIVTVDHPGYNDPWNVVDAVLKGFTEPYLQEVLTASSRHEGVMKALEASEPGDIVLLTSGCINGSQIVKGEYIPHSDEEIIHNYFYNTKLSV; translated from the coding sequence ATGGATATTCAATGGACTCAACTTCCTCAAATAAAAGCGCTCCACGTATATGGACCGTCTATGCAGCTAACGGTTGGGATTGTGTACGATTCAAGAGATGTACAAAATCAGTATGCCTTTTTTTGCATTATAGGAGAAGAAACCGACGGTCACTTATACATAGATGAAGCAATTCAAAACGGCGCTACCACTATCGTAGGTTCAGACAAAAGTACCCTCGAATCTTATGCTTCTTCCCATCCCCTATTATCTTTTGTATTAGTGCATGATTCACAGGAAGCCTTGGCTTTTATAGCGATTGAATTTAATCATTATGTCTCAGATAAATTATTCAAAGTCGGTGTTACCGGTACGAATGGAAAAACAACAGTTGCTACATATGTAAGAAACTTATTAAATTTACTCGGTTTGCCTTGTGGGATGCTCGGTACGAATGGCATTTTCACTTCAGATGAACAACTTCATATCAAGAAAAGCACGCCTACCACCCCGATGTCGTCGGATGTACAAGCTATTTTCACTGAGCTTGTGAACCATGGGGACAAAGCGGCATCCATGGAAGTGTCTTCGATTGCATTAGATCAGCATCGTGTAAGTGGATTTGAATTTGATGTAGCAATTCATACAAATATTTCAGAAGAGCACATGGAATATCATAAGACGTTCGAACATTATAAGATGTGCAAGCTTCGATTGTTTACACAGGCGAAAGCAAGTGTTATTAATTTGGACGATGACGGGATGAGTCAAGACATTATTCAAGCCGTACAAGGATCTATACTGACATATTCCAGTAATGTGGAATCCAATGCAGATTTAGTATGGACAAACATACAGCATCATCTTGATGGAATGTCTTTCGATTTAATTTACGAAGACCAGACTTATCGTATTAATGTCCCCATCTACGGGGAATATAATGTAGGTAATTTAGTTTCCGCGATTGGTGCTGCTTTATTTGCGAATGTCTCCCTACAGGAAATATTGCAAGTCCTCCCCAAGATGCAACAAGTAGATGGCCGCTTCCAAGTTATTCACGGTCCTGAAAATAGAACAATCGTTTTGGATTATGCACATACACCTGTTGCATTAGAAGCGATTATGCGGGCTGTAAAAAAATTGCCTCATAACCGATTAATCACTTTAATTACTGGAATAGGCATTAGAGATTTCTCTAAGATGCCCAAAATGGCAAAAACAGCAGAAGGAAAAGCAGATGCGTTGATTGTCACAGTTGATCATCCTGGCTATAATGATCCTTGGAATGTTGTTGACGCTGTCCTGAAGGGTTTTACCGAACCATATTTACAAGAAGTTTTGACCGCTTCTTCAAGACATGAGGGCGTTATGAAAGCGTTGGAAGCAAGTGAACCTGGTGATATTGTTTTACTGACGAGTGGATGTATAAACGGCTCCCAAATTGTAAAAGGGGAATATATTCCTCATTCGGATGAAGAAATTATTCACAATTATTTTTACAATACAAAATTGAGCGTATAA
- a CDS encoding SDR family oxidoreductase, whose amino-acid sequence MAKDKYEKIHEEIKGQTQDHQPGIESKMNPEPIYDDIDYKGSGKLTGKVALITGGDSGIGRAIAVAYAKEGANIAIAYLDEHDDAEKTVKLVEGYGGRGMKIATDLSDDENCHDAIDQVIAEFGQLNILVNNAGKQFPTGDFLKITPDQLQETFSTNIFSMFYLSQAALPHLSKGDTIINTSSVTAYRGSPHLIDYSSTKGAITTFTRSLALNLIDKGIRVNAVAPGPIWTPLIPATFCKEEVAKAGDDTPMARRGQPAENAPAYVFLASSDSSYMIGQTIHVNGGDFVTS is encoded by the coding sequence ATGGCAAAAGATAAATACGAAAAAATTCACGAAGAAATTAAAGGTCAAACCCAAGATCACCAACCTGGAATTGAATCAAAAATGAATCCCGAACCGATTTACGACGATATAGATTATAAAGGATCTGGCAAACTGACTGGAAAAGTGGCACTCATTACAGGTGGAGATAGTGGTATCGGTCGTGCGATTGCCGTGGCTTATGCCAAAGAAGGTGCGAATATTGCTATCGCCTATTTAGACGAGCATGATGATGCTGAAAAAACGGTGAAGCTGGTTGAAGGATATGGCGGTAGAGGGATGAAAATTGCAACTGATTTGAGTGATGATGAAAATTGCCATGACGCCATTGACCAGGTGATTGCAGAATTTGGTCAGCTAAATATATTGGTGAATAATGCTGGTAAGCAATTTCCTACAGGGGACTTCTTGAAAATCACTCCGGACCAATTGCAAGAAACATTTTCAACAAATATCTTCTCGATGTTTTACTTATCTCAGGCAGCACTTCCCCATTTATCAAAAGGGGACACCATTATCAACACGTCTTCAGTTACTGCTTACAGAGGATCGCCACATTTAATCGATTACTCGTCCACAAAAGGTGCCATCACTACATTCACCCGCTCCCTGGCACTGAACTTGATCGATAAAGGTATTCGAGTGAATGCAGTAGCGCCAGGACCGATTTGGACCCCTTTGATTCCTGCAACATTTTGCAAAGAAGAAGTAGCTAAGGCGGGAGACGACACACCAATGGCAAGACGTGGACAACCTGCAGAGAATGCTCCGGCTTACGTTTTCTTAGCATCTTCTGACTCAAGCTACATGATCGGACAAACGATACATGTAAATGGTGGAGACTTCGTTACTTCGTAG